A window from Mangifera indica cultivar Alphonso chromosome 2, CATAS_Mindica_2.1, whole genome shotgun sequence encodes these proteins:
- the LOC123208327 gene encoding importin-5, with product MASESSHLNRHQQQQLAVILGPDSAPFETLISHLMSASNEQRSQAELIFNLCKQHDPDALTLKLAQLLQLSPHPEARAMAAVLLRKLLTRDDAFLWPRLSLSTQSSLKSILLASVQSENAKSISKKLCDTVSELASNILPDNGWPELLPFMFTCVSSDNFKLQESAFLILAQLSQYIGDTLIPHIKHLHAVFLNCLMNSVNFDVKIAALNAVINFIQCLTSSSDRDRFQDLLPSMMRTLTEALNNGNEATAQEALELLIELAGTEPRFLRRQLVDVVGSMLQIAEAESLEEGTRHLAIEFVITLAEARERAPGMMRKLPQFISRLFAILMRMLLDIEDDPAWHTAETEDEDAGETSNYCVGQECLDRLAIALGGNTIVPVASEQLPAYLAAPEWQKHHAALIALAQIAEGCAKIMVKNLEQVLSMVLNSFHDPHPRVRWAAINAIGQLSTDLGPDLQNQFHQRVIPALGGSMDDFQNPRVQAHAASAVLNFSENCTPEILTPYLDGIVSKLLVLLQNGKQMVQEGALTALASVADSSQEHFQKYYDAVMPYLKAILINATDKSNRMLRAKSMECISLVGMAVGKEKFRDDAKQVMEVLMSLQGSQMEADDPTTSYMLQAWARLCKCLGQDFLPYMSVVMPPLLQSAQLKPDVTITSADSDNEIEDSDDESMETITLGDKRIGIKTSVLEEKATACNMLCCYADELKEGFFPWIDQVAPTLVPLLKFYFHEEVRKAAVSAMPELLRSAKLAVEKGLAQGRNESYVKQLSDYIIPALVEALHKEPDTEIVASMLDSLNECIQISGPLLDEGQVRSIVDEIKQVITASSSRKRERAERAKAEDFDAEESELIKEENEQEEEVFDQVGEILGTLIKTFKANFLPFFDEISTYLTPMWGKDKTPEERRIAICIFDDVAEQCREAALKYYDTFLPFLLEACNDENPDVRQAAVYGLGVCAEFGASAFKPLVGEALSRLNVVIRHPNALLSENVMAYDNAVSALGKICQFHRDSIDAAQVIPAWLNCLPIKGDLIEAKVVHDQLCSMVERSDGDLLGPNHQYLPKIVAVFAEVLCGKDLATEQTASRMVNLLRQLQQTLPPATLASTWSSLQPQQQLALQSILS from the exons ATGGCCTCCGAATCATCTCACCTTAACCGCCATCAGCAGCAACAGCTCGCCGTCATTCTCGGCCCTGACTCCGCCCCCTTCGAAACCCTTATCTCTCATCTCATGTCCGCCTCCAACGAACAACGATCCCAGGCTGAACTTATATTCAACCTTTGTAAACAACACGATCCCGATGCCCTCACCCTCAAGCTCGCCCAACTCCTCCAACTCTCCCCACACCCCGAGGCCCGTGCCATGGCCGCCGTCCTCCTCCGTAAGCTGCTCACCCGCGATGACGCGTTTCTCTGGCCTCGCCTCTCTCTCTCTACTCAGTCATCTCTTAAATCGATTCTGTTAGCTTCTGTCCAATCGGAGAATGCTAAATCCATATCTAAGAAGCTATGCGATACAGTTTCGGAGCTCGCCTCTAATATTCTCCCCGATAACGGATGGCCCGAACTGTTGCCGTTTATGTTCACGTGTGTGTCGAGTGACAATTTTAAGTTGCAAGAATCGGCGTTTTTGATCTTAGCTCAGTTGAGTCAATACATCGGTGACACGTTGATTCCTCATATTAAACATCTCCACGCCGTGTTTTTAAACTGTTTAATGAACTCCGTTAACTTTGATGTCAAGATCGCCGCGTTGAACGCTGTTATCAATTTCATACAGTGCTTGACGAGCTCCTCTGATCGGGACCGGTTCCAGGACCTGTTACCATCTATGATGAGGACGTTGACGGAGGCTTTGAACAACGGAAATGAAGCTACAGCGCAGGAGGCTTTGGAGTTGTTGATTGAATTAGCGGGGACCGAGCCCCGATTTTTGCGGAGACAGTTAGTGGATGTGGTCGGGTCCATGTTGCAAATAGCGGAGGCGGAGAGTTTAGAGGAAGGAACACGTCATCTGGCGATTGAGTTCGTGATTACGCTTGCAGAGGCGCGTGAGCGCGCCCCAGGGATGATGAGGAAGTTACCGCAGTTTATTAGTAGGTTGTTCGCGATTTTGATGAGGATGTTGTTGGATATTGAGGATGATCCAGCGTGGCACACAGCAGAGACAGAGGACGAGGATGCTGGTGAGACGAGTAACTACTGTGTGGGACAGGAGTGTTTGGATAGGTTGGCGATTGCTTTGGGAGGGAACACTATAGTTCCGGTAGCCTCTGAGCAGTTACCTGCTTATTTAGCTGCCCCAGAGTGGCAGAAGCACCATGCTGCATTGATTGCACTTGCACAGATTGCCGAGGGTTGTGCAAAG aTCATGGTGAAAAACTTAGAGCAAGTATTGTCAATGGTTTTGAACTCATTTCATGATCCCCATCCCCGTGTGAGATGGGCAGCTATTAATGCAATTGGGCAATTGTCAACGGATTTGGGTCCAGATTTGCAAAACCAATTCCATCAAAGGGTTATCCCTGCTCTAGGTGGCTCTATGGATGATTTCCAGAATCCCAGAGTACAG GCACATGCTGCTTCAGCAGTGCTCAACTTCAGTGAGAACTGCACTCCGGAAATCTTAACACCCTACTTGGATGGCATCGTGAGCAAATTGCTTGTTCTTCTGCAG AATGGAAAACAAATGGTGCAAGAGGGAGCCTTAACTGCTTTAGCATCTGTTGCAGACTCGTCTCAG GAGCACTTCCAAAAGTACTATGATGCTGTTATGCCTTACCTGAAAGCTATTTTGATCAATGCAACTGACAAGTCTAATCGTATGCTCCGTGCCAAATCCATGGAGTGCATTAGTTTAGTGGGAATGGCTGTTGGAAAGGAGAAGTTTAGGGATGATGCTAAGCAG GTTATGGAAGTGCTTATGTCATTGCAAGGATCTCAAATGGAGGCAGATGATCCAACAACAAGTTACATGCTACAA GCATGGGCCAGACTCTGCAAATGTTTAGGACAAGACTTCCTTCCTTATATGAGCGTTGTTATGCCACCTTTGCTTCAGTCGGCTCAGCTTAAGCCAGATGTAACCATTACATCTGCAGATTCTGACAATGAAATTGAGGACTCTGATGATGAAAG TATGGAGACCATCACTCTCGGGGACAAAAGAATAGGTATTAAAACAAGTGTTTTGGAGGAAAAAGCCACAGCTTGTAACATGCTATGTTGCTATGCTGATGAGTTGAAGGAAGGATTTTTTCCATGGATTGATCAG GTTGCTCCAACTTTAGTCCctcttcttaaattttatttccacGAAGAAGTTAGAAAAGCAGCTGTATCAG caaTGCCGGAGTTGCTACGCTCTGCAAAATTAGCTGTGGAGAAAGGCCTAGCACAAGGACGTAATGAGTCCTATGTTAAGCAATTGTCAGACTATATCATTCCAGCACTTGTGGAAGCATTACATAAG GAACCAGATACAGAGATTGTTGCAAGCATGTTAGACTCATTGAATGAATGCATACAG ATCTCTGGACCACTTCTGGATGAAGGCCAGGTCAGATCCATTGTGGATGAGATAAAGCAGGTTATTACAGCCAGCTCAAgtagaaaaagagagagagcagAGAGGGCCAAAGCTGAAGACTTTGATGCTGAGGAGTCAGAGTTGATTAAAGAGGAAAATGAACAAGAGGAAGAAGTTTTTGACCAA GTCGGTGAAATTTTAGGAACTTTGATCAAAACATTTAAAGCCAATTTCTTGCCTTTCTTCGATGAGATATCTACGTATTTGACACCTATGTGG GGTAAAGACAAGACACCTGAAGAAAGAAGAATTGCAATTTGCATCTTTGATGATGTTGCTGAGCAGTGTCGTGAGGCCGCTCTCAA ATATTATGATACATTTCTTCCTTTCTTGTTGGAGGCATGCAATGATGAGAACCCAGATGTTAGACAG GCAGCTGTGTATGGTCTTGGTGTCTGTGCGGAGTTTGGTGCATCTGCATTTAAACCTCTTGTTGGAG AGGCTTTATCAAGGCTAAATGTTGTTATAAGGCATCCTAATGCTTTGCTATCTGAGAATGTGATGGCATATGATAATGCTGTTTCTGCATTGGGAAAAATATGCCAGTTTCATCGTGACAGTATTGATGCAGCTCAG GTTATTCCTGCATGGTTAAACTGTTTGCCAATAAAAGGTGACTTGATTGAGGCCAAAGTTGTTCATGACCAACTTTGTTCAATGGTAGAGAG GTCAGATGGGGATCTTCTGGGCCCCAATCATCAGTATCTTCCTAAAATAGTTGCGGTATTTGCTGAG